From a single Candoia aspera isolate rCanAsp1 chromosome 2, rCanAsp1.hap2, whole genome shotgun sequence genomic region:
- the RBFOX3 gene encoding RNA binding protein fox-1 homolog 3 isoform X4: protein MLCSMANSGCLLVSNSALLPHSLPCPPAFLYLQQGNQDATAPPDAMAQPYPPATYPPPPQNGIPPEYAPPPHPHPAQDYSGQSTVPEHALTLYTPAQSHSEQPGTDASTQSIAGTQTVPQTDEAAQTDNQTLHLPESGSDKQQPKRLHVSNIPFRFRDPDLRQMFGQFGKILDVEIIFNERGSKVNNATARVMTNKKAANPYTNGWKLNPVVGTVYGPEFYAVTGFPYPATGTAVAYRGTHLRGRGRTVYNTFRAAPPPPPIPTYGAVVYQDGFYGAEIYGGYAAYRYAQPAAAAATAYSDSYGRVYAAADPYHHTIGPAATYSIGTMASLYRGGYSRFTPY, encoded by the exons GGCAATCAGGACGCCACGGCTCCGCCTGACGCAATGGCTCAGCCCTATCCCCCGGCCACATATCCACCCCCCCCACAGAACGGCATCCCTCCAGAGTATGCTCCTCCACCACACCCGCATCCAGCACAGGACTATTCGGGGCAGAGCACAGTACCCGAACATGCCTTGACGCTCTACACCCCAGCACAGAGCCACTCCGAACAGCCGGGCACTGATGCCAGCACGCAGTCCATAGCAGGCACGCAAACGGTACCG CAGACAGATGAAGCAGCGCAGACAGACAACCAGACACTACACCTACCAGAGAGTGGTTCTGACAAGCAGCAGCCCAAGCGGCTACACGTTTCCAACATCCCTTTCCGCTTCCGGGACCCTGATCTGCGGCAAATGTTTGGG CAATTTGGAAAGATCCTGGATGTTGAGATCATTTTCAATGAGCGTGGTTCCAAG GTCAACAATGCCACCGCACGGGTCATGACAAACAAAAAGGCAGCTAATCCCTACACAAACG GCTGGAAGCTGAACCCTGTAGTGGGCACCGTCTATGGCCCTGAATTCTATGCAG TGACCGGTTTCCCATATCCAGCCACAGGAACCGCAGTAGCGTACCGGGGGACGCACTTAAGGGGCCGAGGACGCACAGTCTACAACACGTTCCGAgcagctcccccacccccacccatccccaCGTATGGAGC AGTGGTTTACCAGGACGGATTCTACGGTGCTGAAATTTAT GGGGGCTACGCGGCCTACAGATACGCCCAGCCTGCGGCAGCGGCAGCAACAGCTTACAGCGACAG TTACGGCAGAGTTTATGCAGCTGCAGACCCTTACCACCACACTATTGGCCCTGCTGCCACCTACAGCATCGGCACCATG GCTAGTCTATACCGAGGAGGGTACAGCCGCTTCACTCCCTACTAG
- the RBFOX3 gene encoding RNA binding protein fox-1 homolog 3 isoform X3 gives MLCSMANSGCLLVSNSALLPHSLPCPPAFLYLQQGNQDATAPPDAMAQPYPPATYPPPPQNGIPPEYAPPPHPHPAQDYSGQSTVPEHALTLYTPAQSHSEQPGTDASTQSIAGTQTVPQTDEAAQTDNQTLHLPESGSDKQQPKRLHVSNIPFRFRDPDLRQMFGQFGKILDVEIIFNERGSKGFGFVTFETSADADRAREKLNGTIVEGRKIEVNNATARVMTNKKAANPYTNGWKLNPVVGTVYGPEFYAVTGFPYPATGTAVAYRGTHLRGRGRTVYNTFRAAPPPPPIPTYGAVVYQDGFYGAEIYGGYAAYRYAQPAAAAATAYSDSYGRVYAAADPYHHTIGPAATYSIGTM, from the exons GGCAATCAGGACGCCACGGCTCCGCCTGACGCAATGGCTCAGCCCTATCCCCCGGCCACATATCCACCCCCCCCACAGAACGGCATCCCTCCAGAGTATGCTCCTCCACCACACCCGCATCCAGCACAGGACTATTCGGGGCAGAGCACAGTACCCGAACATGCCTTGACGCTCTACACCCCAGCACAGAGCCACTCCGAACAGCCGGGCACTGATGCCAGCACGCAGTCCATAGCAGGCACGCAAACGGTACCG CAGACAGATGAAGCAGCGCAGACAGACAACCAGACACTACACCTACCAGAGAGTGGTTCTGACAAGCAGCAGCCCAAGCGGCTACACGTTTCCAACATCCCTTTCCGCTTCCGGGACCCTGATCTGCGGCAAATGTTTGGG CAATTTGGAAAGATCCTGGATGTTGAGATCATTTTCAATGAGCGTGGTTCCAAG GGTTTTGGGTTTGTAACTTTTGAAACTAGTGCAGATGCCGATCGGGCACGGGAGAAGCTGAACGGCACCATCGTAGAGGGACGCAAAATTGAG GTCAACAATGCCACCGCACGGGTCATGACAAACAAAAAGGCAGCTAATCCCTACACAAACG GCTGGAAGCTGAACCCTGTAGTGGGCACCGTCTATGGCCCTGAATTCTATGCAG TGACCGGTTTCCCATATCCAGCCACAGGAACCGCAGTAGCGTACCGGGGGACGCACTTAAGGGGCCGAGGACGCACAGTCTACAACACGTTCCGAgcagctcccccacccccacccatccccaCGTATGGAGC AGTGGTTTACCAGGACGGATTCTACGGTGCTGAAATTTAT GGGGGCTACGCGGCCTACAGATACGCCCAGCCTGCGGCAGCGGCAGCAACAGCTTACAGCGACAG TTACGGCAGAGTTTATGCAGCTGCAGACCCTTACCACCACACTATTGGCCCTGCTGCCACCTACAGCATCGGCACCATG TGA
- the RBFOX3 gene encoding RNA binding protein fox-1 homolog 3 isoform X5, producing the protein MAQPYPPATYPPPPQNGIPPEYAPPPHPHPAQDYSGQSTVPEHALTLYTPAQSHSEQPGTDASTQSIAGTQTVPQTDEAAQTDNQTLHLPESGSDKQQPKRLHVSNIPFRFRDPDLRQMFGQFGKILDVEIIFNERGSKGFGFVTFETSADADRAREKLNGTIVEGRKIEVNNATARVMTNKKAANPYTNGWKLNPVVGTVYGPEFYAVTGFPYPATGTAVAYRGTHLRGRGRTVYNTFRAAPPPPPIPTYGAVVYQDGFYGAEIYGGYAAYRYAQPAAAAATAYSDSYGRVYAAADPYHHTIGPAATYSIGTMASLYRGGYSRFTPY; encoded by the exons ATGGCTCAGCCCTATCCCCCGGCCACATATCCACCCCCCCCACAGAACGGCATCCCTCCAGAGTATGCTCCTCCACCACACCCGCATCCAGCACAGGACTATTCGGGGCAGAGCACAGTACCCGAACATGCCTTGACGCTCTACACCCCAGCACAGAGCCACTCCGAACAGCCGGGCACTGATGCCAGCACGCAGTCCATAGCAGGCACGCAAACGGTACCG CAGACAGATGAAGCAGCGCAGACAGACAACCAGACACTACACCTACCAGAGAGTGGTTCTGACAAGCAGCAGCCCAAGCGGCTACACGTTTCCAACATCCCTTTCCGCTTCCGGGACCCTGATCTGCGGCAAATGTTTGGG CAATTTGGAAAGATCCTGGATGTTGAGATCATTTTCAATGAGCGTGGTTCCAAG GGTTTTGGGTTTGTAACTTTTGAAACTAGTGCAGATGCCGATCGGGCACGGGAGAAGCTGAACGGCACCATCGTAGAGGGACGCAAAATTGAG GTCAACAATGCCACCGCACGGGTCATGACAAACAAAAAGGCAGCTAATCCCTACACAAACG GCTGGAAGCTGAACCCTGTAGTGGGCACCGTCTATGGCCCTGAATTCTATGCAG TGACCGGTTTCCCATATCCAGCCACAGGAACCGCAGTAGCGTACCGGGGGACGCACTTAAGGGGCCGAGGACGCACAGTCTACAACACGTTCCGAgcagctcccccacccccacccatccccaCGTATGGAGC AGTGGTTTACCAGGACGGATTCTACGGTGCTGAAATTTAT GGGGGCTACGCGGCCTACAGATACGCCCAGCCTGCGGCAGCGGCAGCAACAGCTTACAGCGACAG TTACGGCAGAGTTTATGCAGCTGCAGACCCTTACCACCACACTATTGGCCCTGCTGCCACCTACAGCATCGGCACCATG GCTAGTCTATACCGAGGAGGGTACAGCCGCTTCACTCCCTACTAG
- the RBFOX3 gene encoding RNA binding protein fox-1 homolog 3 isoform X1: MLCSMANSGCLLVSNSALLPHSLPCPPAFLYLQQGNQDATAPPDAMAQPYPPATYPPPPQNGIPPEYAPPPHPHPAQDYSGQSTVPEHALTLYTPAQSHSEQPGTDASTQSIAGTQTVPQTDEAAQTDNQTLHLPESGSDKQQPKRLHVSNIPFRFRDPDLRQMFGQFGKILDVEIIFNERGSKGFGFVTFETSADADRAREKLNGTIVEGRKIEVNNATARVMTNKKAANPYTNGWKLNPVVGTVYGPEFYAVTGFPYPATGTAVAYRGTHLRGRGRTVYNTFRAAPPPPPIPTYGAVVYQDGFYGAEIYGGYAAYRYAQPAAAAATAYSDSYGRVYAAADPYHHTIGPAATYSIGTMASLYRGGYSRFTPY; the protein is encoded by the exons GGCAATCAGGACGCCACGGCTCCGCCTGACGCAATGGCTCAGCCCTATCCCCCGGCCACATATCCACCCCCCCCACAGAACGGCATCCCTCCAGAGTATGCTCCTCCACCACACCCGCATCCAGCACAGGACTATTCGGGGCAGAGCACAGTACCCGAACATGCCTTGACGCTCTACACCCCAGCACAGAGCCACTCCGAACAGCCGGGCACTGATGCCAGCACGCAGTCCATAGCAGGCACGCAAACGGTACCG CAGACAGATGAAGCAGCGCAGACAGACAACCAGACACTACACCTACCAGAGAGTGGTTCTGACAAGCAGCAGCCCAAGCGGCTACACGTTTCCAACATCCCTTTCCGCTTCCGGGACCCTGATCTGCGGCAAATGTTTGGG CAATTTGGAAAGATCCTGGATGTTGAGATCATTTTCAATGAGCGTGGTTCCAAG GGTTTTGGGTTTGTAACTTTTGAAACTAGTGCAGATGCCGATCGGGCACGGGAGAAGCTGAACGGCACCATCGTAGAGGGACGCAAAATTGAG GTCAACAATGCCACCGCACGGGTCATGACAAACAAAAAGGCAGCTAATCCCTACACAAACG GCTGGAAGCTGAACCCTGTAGTGGGCACCGTCTATGGCCCTGAATTCTATGCAG TGACCGGTTTCCCATATCCAGCCACAGGAACCGCAGTAGCGTACCGGGGGACGCACTTAAGGGGCCGAGGACGCACAGTCTACAACACGTTCCGAgcagctcccccacccccacccatccccaCGTATGGAGC AGTGGTTTACCAGGACGGATTCTACGGTGCTGAAATTTAT GGGGGCTACGCGGCCTACAGATACGCCCAGCCTGCGGCAGCGGCAGCAACAGCTTACAGCGACAG TTACGGCAGAGTTTATGCAGCTGCAGACCCTTACCACCACACTATTGGCCCTGCTGCCACCTACAGCATCGGCACCATG GCTAGTCTATACCGAGGAGGGTACAGCCGCTTCACTCCCTACTAG
- the RBFOX3 gene encoding RNA binding protein fox-1 homolog 3 isoform X2 has translation MLCSMANSGCLLVSNSALLPHSLPCPPAFLYLQQGNQDATAPPDAMAQPYPPATYPPPPQNGIPPEYAPPPHPHPAQDYSGQSTVPEHALTLYTPAQSHSEQPGTDASTQSIAGTQTVPTDEAAQTDNQTLHLPESGSDKQQPKRLHVSNIPFRFRDPDLRQMFGQFGKILDVEIIFNERGSKGFGFVTFETSADADRAREKLNGTIVEGRKIEVNNATARVMTNKKAANPYTNGWKLNPVVGTVYGPEFYAVTGFPYPATGTAVAYRGTHLRGRGRTVYNTFRAAPPPPPIPTYGAVVYQDGFYGAEIYGGYAAYRYAQPAAAAATAYSDSYGRVYAAADPYHHTIGPAATYSIGTMASLYRGGYSRFTPY, from the exons GGCAATCAGGACGCCACGGCTCCGCCTGACGCAATGGCTCAGCCCTATCCCCCGGCCACATATCCACCCCCCCCACAGAACGGCATCCCTCCAGAGTATGCTCCTCCACCACACCCGCATCCAGCACAGGACTATTCGGGGCAGAGCACAGTACCCGAACATGCCTTGACGCTCTACACCCCAGCACAGAGCCACTCCGAACAGCCGGGCACTGATGCCAGCACGCAGTCCATAGCAGGCACGCAAACGGTACCG ACAGATGAAGCAGCGCAGACAGACAACCAGACACTACACCTACCAGAGAGTGGTTCTGACAAGCAGCAGCCCAAGCGGCTACACGTTTCCAACATCCCTTTCCGCTTCCGGGACCCTGATCTGCGGCAAATGTTTGGG CAATTTGGAAAGATCCTGGATGTTGAGATCATTTTCAATGAGCGTGGTTCCAAG GGTTTTGGGTTTGTAACTTTTGAAACTAGTGCAGATGCCGATCGGGCACGGGAGAAGCTGAACGGCACCATCGTAGAGGGACGCAAAATTGAG GTCAACAATGCCACCGCACGGGTCATGACAAACAAAAAGGCAGCTAATCCCTACACAAACG GCTGGAAGCTGAACCCTGTAGTGGGCACCGTCTATGGCCCTGAATTCTATGCAG TGACCGGTTTCCCATATCCAGCCACAGGAACCGCAGTAGCGTACCGGGGGACGCACTTAAGGGGCCGAGGACGCACAGTCTACAACACGTTCCGAgcagctcccccacccccacccatccccaCGTATGGAGC AGTGGTTTACCAGGACGGATTCTACGGTGCTGAAATTTAT GGGGGCTACGCGGCCTACAGATACGCCCAGCCTGCGGCAGCGGCAGCAACAGCTTACAGCGACAG TTACGGCAGAGTTTATGCAGCTGCAGACCCTTACCACCACACTATTGGCCCTGCTGCCACCTACAGCATCGGCACCATG GCTAGTCTATACCGAGGAGGGTACAGCCGCTTCACTCCCTACTAG